A single window of Martelella sp. NC20 DNA harbors:
- a CDS encoding ABC transporter ATP-binding protein, with product MERGRAVEVFEVSKHFGNYQALDRVSFTIRENEFFTLLGPSGCGKTTLLRIIAGFETPTSGDVALMGEVIDALPAHKRRVNTVFQSYALFPHMTLAQNIAFGLENLGWEKTRRQRRVEEMLSLVHMEKFASRRPAQLSGGQRQRIALARALAPEPQVLLLDEPLSALDLKLRQAMRDELRSLQRKTGITFIFVTHDQEEALDMSDRICVMGDGRVQQIGTPDEVYEEPENAFVADFVGETNFMQCEVLSVDGSHARVRTPFGIELTAPQKGVVSKGSATMSLRPEKIGMENQAVGEALTGTVSARNYMGGYTHYTVETGGVSLRVFRRNAVSHAERYAIGQTVRIGFNGDSIRILGR from the coding sequence ATGGAGCGAGGCAGAGCTGTAGAAGTGTTTGAGGTGTCGAAGCATTTCGGCAACTATCAGGCGCTCGACCGCGTCAGCTTCACCATTCGCGAGAATGAATTCTTCACGCTGCTTGGCCCGTCGGGCTGCGGCAAGACCACGCTGTTGCGCATAATCGCCGGTTTCGAAACGCCGACTTCCGGCGATGTCGCCCTGATGGGCGAGGTCATCGACGCGCTTCCCGCGCACAAGCGCCGCGTCAACACCGTGTTTCAGAGCTACGCCCTGTTTCCGCACATGACGCTGGCGCAGAACATCGCCTTCGGCCTTGAGAACCTAGGCTGGGAGAAGACGCGGCGGCAGCGGCGGGTGGAGGAGATGCTGTCGCTGGTGCATATGGAGAAATTCGCCTCCCGCCGCCCGGCCCAGCTTTCCGGCGGCCAGCGCCAGCGCATTGCCCTGGCCCGCGCGCTTGCGCCGGAACCGCAGGTGCTGCTGCTCGACGAGCCGCTTTCGGCCCTTGACCTGAAGCTGCGGCAGGCCATGCGCGACGAGTTGCGCAGCCTTCAGCGCAAGACCGGCATCACCTTCATCTTCGTGACCCATGATCAGGAAGAAGCGCTCGACATGTCCGACCGCATCTGCGTGATGGGGGACGGCCGGGTGCAGCAGATCGGTACGCCCGACGAGGTCTACGAGGAACCGGAAAATGCGTTCGTCGCCGATTTCGTCGGCGAAACCAATTTCATGCAGTGCGAGGTGCTGAGCGTCGATGGCAGCCATGCCCGCGTCAGGACGCCGTTCGGCATCGAGCTTACCGCGCCGCAAAAGGGCGTCGTCTCCAAAGGTAGCGCGACCATGTCGCTCAGGCCGGAGAAGATCGGCATGGAAAACCAGGCCGTCGGCGAAGCCCTCACCGGCACCGTCAGCGCCCGAAACTATATGGGCGGCTATACTCATTATACGGTCGAGACCGGCGGCGTCTCCCTTCGCGTCTTCCGGCGCAATGCCGTTTCCCACGCCGAACGCTATGCGATCGGCCAGACGGTCCGCATCGGTTTCAACGGCGACAGCATCCGGATACTGGGCCGATGA